One window of Falsibacillus pallidus genomic DNA carries:
- a CDS encoding 6-carboxytetrahydropterin synthase, translated as MIQQIYPSPAHNYSYELNKDFQFASAHYVPDERAGKCMNVHGHTYFANVTIAGDLLDETGFLINFQKIKQLIHDRFDHSLLNEDGLFSDENAEDYPTTEVVARKVAEIIQEHLDTLSNKPVCLQVFLRETPTSYVIYRPKRGNS; from the coding sequence ATGATTCAGCAAATCTATCCTTCACCGGCCCATAACTACTCCTATGAATTAAATAAAGATTTTCAGTTCGCTTCCGCTCATTACGTACCCGATGAAAGGGCTGGAAAGTGCATGAATGTACATGGCCATACGTATTTTGCCAATGTGACCATCGCTGGGGATCTATTAGATGAAACGGGATTCTTGATCAATTTTCAAAAGATAAAACAATTGATCCATGATCGTTTTGATCATTCCTTACTCAATGAAGATGGACTCTTCTCTGATGAGAATGCAGAGGATTATCCAACGACCGAGGTTGTTGCAAGGAAAGTGGCAGAAATCATTCAGGAGCATCTGGATACCTTGTCTAATAAGCCTGTCTGTCTGCAAGTGTTTTTAAGAGAGACCCCAACAAGCTATGTCATCTATCGTCCCAAGAGGGGGAATTCTTAA
- the trpA gene encoding tryptophan synthase subunit alpha: MSKAKLEQAIHSTLNKGEKAFVPYIMAGDGGLEKLEDQILFLQEAGATAIELGIPFSDPVADGPTIQEAGKRALSADTSLSGVLKCLFTFKERLDVPIILMTYINPIFIFGVEEFAKECRNSGVSGVIVPDVPVEEMDILADALKKSEIALIQLATLTSTLERIKKIASLSEGFLYAVTVKGITGTRNGFGNEVGDYLERIKKVSPVPVLAGFGISSPEQVKAMAGYCDGVIVGSKIIELIQNKDEKAIQNLVTAVK; encoded by the coding sequence ATGAGTAAAGCGAAATTAGAGCAGGCGATTCACAGCACGCTTAACAAAGGGGAAAAAGCATTCGTTCCTTATATCATGGCGGGGGACGGAGGATTAGAAAAGCTGGAGGATCAAATCCTATTCCTTCAGGAAGCTGGTGCAACGGCAATCGAATTGGGCATCCCTTTTTCTGATCCTGTAGCGGACGGCCCGACCATTCAAGAAGCAGGCAAAAGGGCCTTATCAGCAGATACCAGTCTAAGTGGAGTGCTGAAATGTCTATTTACATTTAAAGAAAGGCTGGATGTCCCGATTATTTTAATGACCTATATCAATCCCATCTTTATCTTTGGTGTAGAAGAATTCGCTAAAGAATGCAGAAATTCTGGTGTTTCAGGAGTAATTGTACCTGACGTCCCGGTTGAAGAAATGGATATATTAGCTGATGCGTTAAAGAAATCTGAAATCGCCTTGATCCAATTAGCAACTCTCACAAGCACTTTAGAGCGAATTAAAAAGATAGCAAGTCTATCGGAAGGCTTTCTTTATGCTGTGACAGTTAAGGGGATTACTGGTACAAGGAATGGATTTGGAAATGAAGTCGGTGATTATTTAGAAAGAATAAAAAAAGTCAGTCCAGTTCCTGTGCTGGCGGGGTTCGGAATCTCTTCACCGGAACAGGTCAAAGCCATGGCGGGCTATTGTGATGGTGTCATTGTAGGAAGCAAGATCATAGAGCTGATTCAAAATAAAGATGAAAAGGCAATCCAAAATTTAGTGACTGCAGTTAAATGA
- a CDS encoding SDR family oxidoreductase yields MKSEWGNLMKIYGDRALNQMAIVTGATRMVGIGAAICLALADKGFDILYTYWPSYDRIHHDEYSQNEHEKLLELLLEKGVKAEGIEIDLSCRDAYKDIMDRANQFESKLCVLVNNAAYSTRSNYEELDAEELDRHYFVNIRNTALLSSEFCKNISFGVRGKIINMTSGQSLGAMPGELAYAASKGAVEAFTKTLAAEAAPKGITVNAVNPGPTDTGWMTEEIKRELNGRFPFGRPGQPMDAARLVAFLASPEAEWITGQVIHSEGGFLR; encoded by the coding sequence ATGAAATCGGAATGGGGGAACTTGATGAAGATCTATGGTGATCGAGCTTTAAATCAAATGGCTATTGTTACCGGTGCTACCCGGATGGTGGGAATAGGGGCTGCTATATGTCTGGCTCTCGCGGATAAAGGATTCGATATCCTTTACACGTATTGGCCTTCATATGACCGTATTCACCATGACGAATACAGCCAAAATGAGCATGAGAAGCTGCTTGAATTACTGTTAGAAAAAGGAGTTAAGGCTGAAGGGATAGAGATTGATCTAAGCTGTAGAGATGCTTATAAAGACATTATGGATCGAGCAAACCAGTTCGAGAGCAAATTGTGTGTACTTGTAAACAATGCAGCCTATTCTACTCGCAGCAATTACGAAGAATTGGATGCTGAGGAACTGGATCGACACTACTTCGTCAATATAAGGAATACGGCACTGCTGAGCAGTGAATTCTGTAAAAACATCTCGTTTGGGGTGAGAGGGAAAATCATTAATATGACCTCAGGGCAGTCGCTTGGAGCAATGCCTGGTGAATTAGCCTATGCCGCCTCTAAAGGAGCAGTTGAAGCGTTCACGAAAACGCTCGCAGCGGAAGCAGCACCAAAAGGGATTACGGTGAATGCAGTCAATCCAGGCCCGACAGATACTGGATGGATGACAGAAGAAATAAAGCGGGAGTTAAACGGAAGATTTCCATTTGGGAGACCTGGTCAGCCGATGGATGCTGCAAGATTGGTGGCCTTTTTGGCAAGCCCTGAAGCTGAATGGATCACAGGGCAGGTCATCCATTCAGAAGGAGGATTTTTAAGATAA
- a CDS encoding phosphoribosylanthranilate isomerase, giving the protein MKVKVCGIKTVEAGLEAVRSGADAIGFVFAESKRRISIEAAREISRKVPQHVKKIGVFVNEELEVINRCINEANLDFVQLHGDETPEFCSRVKIPVVKSFSIRKKEDLNRLSSYQVDYYLLDSPAGKYRGGNGTSFDWSLLKDLSKSERKIILAGGLTIENVVEAINIVKPEMIDVSSGVETDGEKDPIKMQKFTQMAKEAFNQLEGN; this is encoded by the coding sequence GTGAAAGTAAAGGTCTGCGGTATTAAAACAGTAGAAGCTGGACTTGAAGCAGTGCGTTCTGGAGCAGACGCAATCGGCTTTGTTTTTGCTGAAAGCAAGCGGCGTATATCAATTGAGGCAGCCCGTGAAATATCAAGGAAAGTGCCGCAGCACGTTAAGAAAATCGGGGTATTCGTCAACGAGGAATTGGAAGTGATCAACCGCTGCATAAATGAAGCCAATCTGGATTTTGTGCAGCTGCACGGTGACGAAACACCTGAATTTTGCAGCAGAGTTAAAATTCCAGTCGTTAAATCTTTTTCAATAAGGAAGAAAGAGGATCTCAATCGATTGTCATCTTATCAAGTGGATTATTATTTGCTTGATAGTCCTGCAGGAAAATACAGGGGCGGCAATGGGACATCTTTTGATTGGTCATTACTTAAGGATCTCAGTAAATCTGAAAGGAAAATCATTTTAGCCGGGGGACTTACAATAGAAAATGTAGTAGAAGCAATTAATATCGTAAAGCCGGAAATGATCGATGTTTCAAGCGGCGTGGAAACTGACGGGGAAAAAGATCCGATAAAAATGCAAAAATTTACGCAGATGGCAAAGGAAGCATTCAATCAATTGGAGGGGAATTAA
- a CDS encoding SAM-dependent methyltransferase — translation MSIIFNEQFEKPKGWMGKLAGKIMAWDNRKINRWTIDQLDIQNGDLILEIGYGPGYCIYSICKEKMNVNVHGIDISNTMFETASKKNERFIEEGKVCLYVKDISQYHPPHKYDKIFSVNNYPLWEKRKKSLGAMYEMLNVGGKAAITVQPREEDADAEKTHRLAKVISDELQSAGFTHIRVSFKKVRPVLTVCVTAMKTEEKKE, via the coding sequence TTGTCGATTATTTTTAACGAGCAATTCGAAAAACCAAAAGGGTGGATGGGAAAATTAGCTGGTAAAATAATGGCATGGGACAATCGGAAAATCAATCGTTGGACCATTGACCAGCTGGACATACAAAATGGTGATCTGATCCTGGAGATTGGTTATGGTCCAGGCTATTGCATATACTCCATATGCAAGGAAAAAATGAATGTAAACGTACATGGCATAGATATCTCCAACACAATGTTTGAGACTGCTTCAAAAAAGAACGAACGCTTCATAGAAGAAGGAAAAGTCTGTTTATATGTAAAAGACATCTCTCAATATCACCCTCCGCATAAGTACGATAAAATCTTTTCTGTTAATAATTATCCGCTATGGGAAAAAAGGAAAAAATCACTCGGTGCGATGTATGAAATGCTTAACGTCGGTGGAAAAGCAGCCATTACCGTTCAACCGAGGGAAGAAGATGCAGACGCAGAAAAAACCCACCGGCTTGCAAAAGTCATATCAGACGAACTTCAATCTGCAGGATTCACCCATATCAGAGTTTCATTTAAAAAAGTTAGACCCGTTCTCACTGTTTGCGTTACCGCTATGAAAACGGAAGAAAAAAAGGAGTGA
- the trpB gene encoding tryptophan synthase subunit beta has product MKLYNQPNERGHYGKFGGRYIPETLMQAVIELEEAYNNASVDPEFKEQVDYYFKQYVGRETPLYYAENLSKKLGGPKIYLKREDLNHTGAHKINNTIGQALLAVRMGKKKVVAETGAGQHGVATATVCALLGLECVIYMGDEDIRRQKLNVFRMELLGAEVRGVSQGSATLKDAVNEALRYWVSNVDDTHYIMGSVLGPHPFPQMVRDFQSVIGSETKRQIIEQEGRLPDALVACIGGGSNAMGMFYPFVEDEGVRMYGVEAAGSGLHTEKHAASLTKGKVGILHGSMMYLLQDENGQIQEAHSISAGLDYPGVGPEHSFLKEENRVLYTSVTDEEALEAFQLLAKTEGIIPALESSHAIAYAIKLSSEMAENETMVICLSGRGDKDVETVKEVLGGNENE; this is encoded by the coding sequence ATGAAATTATATAATCAGCCGAATGAAAGAGGACATTATGGGAAATTTGGAGGGAGATATATTCCTGAAACGCTGATGCAGGCTGTAATTGAATTAGAGGAAGCTTATAACAATGCTTCAGTAGATCCTGAATTCAAGGAACAAGTAGATTATTATTTTAAACAATATGTCGGACGCGAGACACCGCTCTATTATGCAGAAAATCTATCGAAAAAACTTGGCGGTCCAAAGATTTATTTGAAAAGGGAAGATTTAAATCATACGGGGGCGCACAAAATCAATAATACAATCGGCCAGGCGCTGCTTGCAGTCAGGATGGGCAAGAAAAAAGTTGTGGCGGAAACAGGTGCCGGGCAGCATGGGGTGGCCACTGCAACAGTATGTGCCTTGCTCGGACTGGAATGTGTCATTTATATGGGAGACGAAGATATCAGGAGACAAAAATTGAATGTGTTCAGGATGGAACTTCTCGGTGCGGAAGTCAGGGGGGTCAGCCAAGGCAGCGCCACATTGAAGGATGCCGTTAATGAAGCACTTCGCTATTGGGTTTCCAATGTCGATGATACGCATTATATCATGGGATCGGTATTAGGCCCTCATCCATTTCCACAGATGGTACGTGATTTTCAGAGTGTCATAGGCTCTGAGACAAAAAGACAAATCATCGAGCAGGAAGGGAGGCTGCCTGATGCCTTGGTGGCCTGCATTGGCGGCGGCAGCAATGCAATGGGGATGTTCTATCCATTTGTGGAAGATGAAGGTGTAAGGATGTATGGAGTGGAGGCTGCCGGCTCCGGCCTCCATACTGAGAAGCACGCCGCTTCATTGACAAAAGGAAAAGTGGGAATTCTCCATGGATCCATGATGTATCTCCTTCAGGATGAAAATGGGCAGATTCAAGAAGCACATTCCATTTCTGCCGGCCTGGATTATCCGGGTGTGGGGCCGGAGCACAGTTTTCTAAAGGAAGAAAACAGGGTGCTTTACACCTCAGTAACAGATGAAGAGGCACTCGAAGCTTTTCAACTTCTTGCCAAAACAGAGGGGATAATACCAGCATTGGAAAGTTCGCATGCGATTGCTTATGCTATTAAACTTTCATCCGAAATGGCCGAAAATGAGACGATGGTCATTTGCTTGTCCGGACGCGGCGATAAAGATGTCGAAACAGTAAAAGAAGTGCTTGGAGGGAATGAGAATGAGTAA
- a CDS encoding PadR family transcriptional regulator, giving the protein MSMKLIVLGLLMEGEKHPYEIQQLVKSRQMKFYIKMAPGSLYYAFDKLKEEGFIEVAEVVKDTNRPDKTIYRITSKGKAEFEFILMKQLGQKEQISKPIYAALSFANYANPEQVKERLIKKIRDTEDFLNKIKILYSVKKESEDRAKLYIILGVWMQLKTELVWLREIYKDLEEGKLHEIGMGELDEDLW; this is encoded by the coding sequence ATGAGCATGAAACTGATTGTACTGGGGTTGTTGATGGAAGGAGAAAAACATCCCTACGAAATACAGCAGCTAGTGAAGTCCCGTCAAATGAAGTTTTATATTAAAATGGCTCCCGGTTCTCTTTATTATGCTTTTGACAAGCTAAAAGAAGAGGGGTTCATTGAAGTGGCGGAGGTAGTAAAAGACACCAACCGTCCTGATAAAACGATTTATCGCATTACATCAAAAGGAAAAGCGGAATTCGAATTCATTTTGATGAAGCAGCTTGGTCAAAAGGAGCAGATTTCTAAACCGATCTACGCTGCCCTTTCTTTTGCGAACTATGCCAATCCAGAGCAGGTAAAAGAAAGGCTGATAAAAAAAATTAGGGATACTGAAGATTTCCTCAATAAAATCAAAATCCTTTATTCAGTCAAAAAGGAATCCGAAGATCGAGCGAAGCTGTACATTATCCTTGGCGTGTGGATGCAGCTGAAAACAGAACTTGTCTGGCTGCGAGAGATCTATAAAGATCTAGAAGAAGGGAAGCTTCATGAAATCGGAATGGGGGAACTTGATGAAGATCTATGGTGA
- the queC gene encoding 7-cyano-7-deazaguanine synthase QueC, giving the protein MINQKAIVVFSGGQDSTTCLFWAMKRFEEVIAVTFDYGQRHNLELQCAKEIAQELNIEHHILDMSLLNQLAPNALTRTDIEIKESDGELPSTFVDGRNHLFLSFAAVLAKQKGAKHIITGVCETDFSGYPDCRDVFVKSLNVTLNLAMDYQFVLDTPLMWLDKAETWELADELGAFDYIREKTLTCYNGIKGDGCGECPACKLRARGLEQYLEKRQGGDAR; this is encoded by the coding sequence ATGATAAATCAAAAAGCAATTGTTGTTTTCAGTGGGGGCCAGGACAGCACGACATGCCTGTTTTGGGCAATGAAAAGATTTGAGGAAGTCATTGCTGTCACATTTGACTATGGCCAGCGCCATAATCTGGAACTCCAATGTGCAAAGGAAATTGCACAGGAATTGAATATCGAACATCATATTTTAGATATGTCCTTATTAAATCAGCTGGCACCTAATGCCCTGACAAGGACGGATATTGAAATAAAAGAAAGTGATGGTGAACTTCCAAGTACGTTTGTTGATGGAAGAAATCATTTATTCTTATCATTCGCTGCAGTATTGGCGAAGCAAAAAGGTGCAAAGCATATTATTACCGGTGTTTGCGAGACCGACTTCAGCGGATATCCCGATTGCAGGGATGTATTTGTCAAATCCCTGAATGTCACATTAAATTTAGCGATGGACTATCAGTTTGTCCTTGATACACCATTGATGTGGCTCGATAAAGCTGAAACATGGGAGCTCGCGGATGAGCTCGGTGCATTTGACTATATCAGAGAAAAAACACTTACATGCTATAACGGAATCAAAGGCGACGGATGCGGTGAATGTCCTGCTTGCAAGCTGCGAGCCCGTGGATTGGAGCAGTATTTGGAAAAAAGGCAAGGAGGAGATGCACGATGA
- a CDS encoding MDR family MFS transporter — protein MIEKGSNVKLVVAGLLLGILMSAMDNTIVATALGSIVSDLGGLDKFVWVTSAYMVAVMAGMPIFGKLSDMYGRKRFYIFGLAIFLIGSALCGLAETITQLSLFRALQGIGGGALMPIAFTIVFDIFPPEKRGKITGLLGAVFGSASVFGPLIGAYLTDNISWHWIFYVNVPIGILSLIFILTAYKEKSNLQKQKIDWWGASTLIISVVSLMFALELGGKEYEWASIRIIGLFASFVLFFVVFMFVERKAESPIISFWMFKRRLFAASQILAFLYGASFIILTIFIPIFVQAVYGGSATNAGFILTPLMLGSVVGSAFAGIFMAKTSYRNIMLVSIISFIAGMVLLATMTPDTSRILLTLFMILSGFGVGFSFSLLPNATVHNLDPRYRGSANSTNAFFRSFGMTIGITVFGAIQSKVFTNNLQDAFKGSAGGGYKFGNPQEIFQPEMRKQIPGFVLDKITDAMSSSITTAFAYALIPLALALITVFLMGGTRLQPSKKTMKAK, from the coding sequence ATGATAGAAAAAGGAAGCAATGTAAAGCTTGTTGTAGCCGGACTGCTGCTTGGCATCCTAATGTCCGCCATGGATAATACGATCGTGGCGACTGCCCTCGGCTCAATCGTATCAGATTTAGGGGGTCTTGATAAATTTGTATGGGTGACTTCTGCCTATATGGTTGCTGTCATGGCAGGGATGCCGATATTCGGGAAACTCTCTGATATGTATGGGCGAAAAAGATTCTATATCTTTGGATTGGCAATCTTCCTCATTGGATCGGCCTTGTGCGGGCTGGCAGAAACGATTACCCAGCTGAGCCTATTTCGTGCACTTCAAGGAATCGGCGGCGGGGCTTTGATGCCGATTGCGTTTACCATTGTATTTGATATATTCCCTCCGGAAAAAAGGGGGAAGATCACAGGACTCCTCGGTGCTGTGTTCGGTTCTGCTTCCGTTTTTGGACCATTGATCGGTGCTTATTTGACAGATAACATCAGCTGGCATTGGATTTTTTATGTAAATGTACCAATCGGAATTTTATCTTTAATATTCATATTGACTGCCTATAAAGAAAAATCAAATCTTCAAAAGCAAAAAATTGATTGGTGGGGTGCTTCCACATTAATTATTTCAGTGGTGAGTCTTATGTTCGCTCTTGAATTGGGCGGCAAAGAATATGAGTGGGCATCCATCCGCATTATCGGACTTTTCGCTTCATTTGTGCTATTCTTCGTTGTTTTCATGTTTGTCGAGAGAAAAGCTGAAAGTCCGATCATCTCATTTTGGATGTTTAAAAGACGGCTTTTCGCTGCGTCTCAGATATTGGCGTTTTTATATGGAGCATCATTCATTATCTTGACCATCTTCATCCCAATTTTTGTTCAGGCTGTTTATGGAGGAAGTGCGACAAATGCAGGTTTCATTTTGACGCCATTGATGCTTGGCTCTGTGGTGGGTAGTGCATTTGCAGGGATATTCATGGCAAAAACGAGCTATCGGAATATCATGCTTGTATCCATAATATCGTTTATTGCAGGGATGGTGCTTCTTGCTACCATGACTCCAGACACCAGCCGCATTTTGTTGACTCTATTTATGATACTGTCCGGATTTGGGGTAGGTTTTTCATTTTCTCTGCTCCCAAACGCAACGGTGCACAATTTAGATCCAAGATACAGGGGTTCTGCCAACTCTACCAATGCATTTTTCCGTTCATTCGGAATGACCATCGGAATTACAGTGTTTGGTGCCATTCAGTCTAAAGTGTTTACCAATAATCTTCAGGATGCTTTTAAAGGTTCAGCTGGAGGGGGTTATAAATTTGGAAATCCTCAGGAGATATTCCAGCCTGAGATGAGAAAGCAGATTCCTGGATTTGTTTTGGATAAAATTACTGATGCTATGTCATCCTCTATTACAACTGCCTTTGCCTATGCATTGATTCCATTAGCACTGGCGCTGATCACCGTATTCCTGATGGGCGGCACAAGACTTCAGCCAAGTAAAAAAACGATGAAAGCAAAATAA
- a CDS encoding MurR/RpiR family transcriptional regulator → MNLSCIGSIRTNYSILSDTEKRIADYILKNPEQIIHRSINQLADELNVADSTVFRFCKRIGFKGYQALKISLASEVMGALKDIHEEIRQGDNVLTVSEKVFQSNIKTIEDTMHLLDQMTMDNAVEVLCQAKKIFFFGNGGSGIIAMDAYHKFIRTGLPVYASTDSHIQLMTASQMTPDDCAVFISHSGSTKDILLVLDIVKDTGASSIGITNFSKSPLSKKVDISLFTLSDETDYRSEALSSRIAQLTLIDALYVNIMMKQADKGQAALQKMRQAISLKRI, encoded by the coding sequence ATGAATCTATCTTGCATAGGCAGTATTCGTACAAATTATTCCATTCTTAGTGATACAGAAAAAAGAATAGCGGACTATATATTAAAAAATCCGGAACAGATAATCCATCGTTCGATCAACCAATTAGCCGATGAATTAAACGTAGCCGATTCAACTGTTTTTCGTTTTTGCAAAAGAATAGGCTTTAAAGGATATCAGGCATTAAAAATTTCTCTCGCTTCAGAAGTAATGGGAGCATTAAAGGATATTCATGAGGAAATTAGGCAAGGAGACAATGTTTTGACTGTTTCCGAAAAAGTTTTTCAATCCAATATTAAAACCATTGAAGATACCATGCACCTATTGGATCAAATGACTATGGATAATGCAGTTGAAGTACTGTGCCAAGCCAAAAAGATTTTCTTTTTTGGCAATGGGGGCTCAGGAATAATCGCAATGGATGCTTATCACAAATTTATAAGAACAGGCCTTCCTGTTTACGCCTCCACTGACAGCCATATACAATTAATGACCGCTTCACAGATGACGCCAGATGACTGTGCAGTTTTCATTTCACATTCCGGCTCAACGAAAGATATTCTTTTAGTACTTGATATTGTGAAAGACACTGGTGCATCTTCCATCGGAATCACCAATTTTTCAAAATCACCATTAAGCAAAAAGGTCGATATATCCCTTTTCACTTTATCGGATGAGACGGATTATCGTTCAGAGGCATTATCCTCACGCATCGCACAGCTCACGCTGATAGATGCCCTTTATGTAAATATCATGATGAAACAAGCTGACAAAGGACAGGCAGCTCTTCAAAAAATGCGGCAAGCCATCTCATTAAAGCGCATATAA
- the queE gene encoding 7-carboxy-7-deazaguanine synthase QueE gives MKKFPVIEIFGPTVQGEGMVIGQKTMFVRTAGCDYSCSWCDSAFTWDGSAKEDINMMTAEEIFSQLKETGGSRFSHVTISGGNPALLKDLHQLIDILHENGIKTALETQGSKWQDWFLQIDELTISPKPPSSLMKTDFSILSDIVEKLQTNERDFSLKVVIFNDEDLAYAKDVHTRYPDVPFYLQTGNDSLTETDDEKLLGRLVDQYENLIDKVMESSELNDVRVLPQLHTYVWGNKKGV, from the coding sequence ATGAAAAAATTCCCGGTAATTGAAATTTTCGGCCCAACCGTTCAAGGAGAAGGAATGGTTATTGGCCAGAAAACGATGTTTGTCAGGACTGCAGGATGTGATTATTCCTGCTCATGGTGTGATTCGGCTTTTACATGGGATGGCTCCGCCAAGGAAGATATCAATATGATGACGGCAGAAGAAATATTTTCCCAGTTAAAAGAAACAGGTGGGAGCCGCTTTTCACATGTAACCATTTCTGGCGGGAACCCTGCCCTTTTAAAAGATCTTCATCAGCTTATTGATATTCTTCATGAGAATGGTATCAAGACGGCATTAGAAACTCAGGGAAGCAAGTGGCAGGATTGGTTTTTACAAATCGATGAATTGACGATTTCCCCCAAGCCTCCGAGTTCACTGATGAAGACTGATTTCTCGATTCTTTCCGACATTGTAGAAAAGTTACAGACAAATGAGAGGGATTTCAGCTTAAAAGTGGTGATCTTCAATGATGAAGATCTGGCATATGCAAAAGATGTCCATACCAGATATCCTGATGTCCCATTTTATCTGCAGACTGGAAATGATTCATTGACGGAGACGGATGATGAAAAGCTCCTTGGAAGACTGGTTGATCAATACGAAAATCTGATCGACAAAGTAATGGAATCCTCAGAACTAAATGACGTGAGAGTACTCCCGCAGCTTCATACCTATGTATGGGGGAATAAAAAAGGGGTTTGA